The genomic region GAAATATCCCTTACAAATCTGTCTGTCCAGGTTAAACAATGCCCCAGTGCAAGGATATGTTCAAGATGTCGGGAACAAAACAACCATTCGCATGACCTACCCAGAAGGTGCCCCCGTGTCCGAGCAGGAATATCTGCACAGCTGTCTCTTTGTCACCGTGCTCTTCAAACATGCGGATTTCAGGTGGCTGGAGGCAATGCTGAAGAACCAAAAGCTGGTACGGAGCAGTGttgatttgtttcattttttctgCAATATGACTTGTACAAGCGAAAGCCCACTgcaaaatctatctatctatctattatctatctacagtatctatctatctatctgtctgtctgtctgtctgtctgtctgtctgtctgtctgtcatttatctctatctatctatctatctatctatctatctatctgtctgtctgtctgtctgtctgtctgtctgtctgtctgtctgtctctctgtctatcatttatctctatctatctatctatctatctatctatctatctatctatctatctatctacccatctatctatccatctatctatctatcatctatctatctatctatctatctatctatctatctatctatctatctatctatctatctatctatctatcatctatctatctatctatctatctatctatctatctatctatctatctattatctaatctgtctatctatctatctatctatctatctacccatctatctatccatctatctatctatcatctatctatctatctatctatctatctatctatctatctatctattatctaatctgtctatctatctatctatctatctatctatctatctatctatctatctatctatctatctatctatctattatctaatctgtctatctatctatctatctatctatctatctatctatctatctatctatcatccatccatccatccatccatccatctatctatctgtagcCCACCCTTGAGTGTGCTTTCGCTGTGTATTATTGCTATGTGTGACCATGCTAAGGCTGCTTGTATTATGCCCAGAGGACCCACTTGTACctgtgcaactcccggtaccttgtACCCACCTTCTGGGTAGAGATCCAgccagacaagtttctttgcagcaactttaacttgtttatttagcTTAGCAGGATAGAGTTATACAGCAATAATCCCTCCAGTGGGATACAAGGTGCTCCACGTGAGCCAATACACAATACAGGTAATTACGTCAGAGCAGCAGAAATAAAAGATTCAAAGGATAAttaccactctcactaggcaATATCACATCTGATGAAAAAGACACTAGGCCTTGGGTTTCTttgcctggggtcttgtatcttggcaccttatctggtcctcaactcacccactgtagtccctgctctagtgaaTTAacaccacggggtcctaaccccactacttctccttgttggagccacatctgctcactagctaccctgtacttactctcactcctagagtgactttTATAATACTCACTTCTACTGTCTAGGCTTATCTTCCAGATGGGCCAGAGCCCGGGTCCTGTAGCTCCTCACTCGGAGGCACGGTCCCAGGGAAAATACCCCGAGCACATGTGCTTTAACTAATTATAAATTTAatcactgccatctagtggcagcTTAACTCTTAAGGACCCAGGAAAAGAGACATACTGTAGCTGCCCAGTTAAACGTACAGGAccactatctatcatctatctatctatgtatctatctttacctctctctatatatatctatataacagCAGTGTGACCTTGCTAGAATCAATTCAAGCGTGACTCGGGGAGTGATATAGTCTGCACAATGGGCTGCATTGTTAGTGAGAGCCAAGATACTGATTCGATACAGAACAGGAGACGTCACTAGACAATAGTGAATGGGTATGGGAGAAAGGGAAACAAGGTTGGATAAGGGATCTGGAGATGGAGTTTGCATGGCAATTGTTAGGTATAGGCAAAGAAATCCAGTTACATGTTCTTAGATATGACCATATATAATTCCATCGTTGGCTCTTTCCAAACAGACTGAAACCCATAATCCAAAAGAAATCGAAATAACattattttgttgcttttttgcCTTCCAGTCTTCATGGAACCGGTTATTTTTCTGGAAGAGGGTTACAGATAAAATTCCGCTGAATTCCAGCCAGTTCCGTATCCTGAACCCACTTATagtaaaagaaacagcatttgACATCTTAGAATATCCTGCACCTCAGAGAAGATGGCTGGGTTGggacaaggtattgtttttttttttttacatattcaggATCAGAACAATGGACAGAAAGAAAGTATTGCAATGACTTCAACTACGTCTATGATAGAAGGATCACTATTCCCTGGGAATCAGATACCCACACATGAAAAGACTGATGTGCACGTGGCACTTCTGGGTCCAATTCATTTGGGTCAACTAAAAAGTGTCACAAACCATTTAGGTGCTTTTCAGCTGACTGAGGGGTGCCATGCGTTCTGTTGCTTTTAGATTCAGTAAAATCTCCCACATACAAGGTCCCCTCAATATAATCAGACCAGAGGCCTATCCAAAACCATGGAAAACAGCCCTGCATCATTATTCCTCCACCAAACTTTACAGTCAGCCAGAGGTACCCCGTGATCTGCAGAGGGGGTGCCCAGGCCCCACAAAATTAGACCAATGCAGCAAGAATTATGTATTCAGGTCGCAGTGTTCTCCTGCCATCCCAAACTCATTTGTCAGACTGAGAGATGTGTAAGCCTGATTCAGTAGTTCTGAGAGCATTTCCATGCACTGGCATTGTGTATAGTATTGTGTATAGTGAAGTGAGGTCTGGGTGCGgctggagaattttcacaaaCTCGGCAGTGACTGttccagttaaaggaaaactatacccttgaacaatgtaggtctctgtacaAATATATtgcgtaaaacagctcatatgtaaaaacgctgcttcatgtaaataaagcattttcataataataaactttttaactacaggtatgggatatgttatccagatagctctgaattgtggaaaggcagactacatcataatcaaataatccaatttttttttctctgtaataataaaacagtcgcttgtacttgatccaaactgagttataattaatccttattggaagcaaaaccagcctattgggttatatAATGTTCGCCAAAAAGACAATCTGCAGGGagatcgccagtttactaacggGTGTAgcggacaattcgctagcgaaaaagctcAGCGCTAACGATCCTTACTccgcaaattaaattaaatgttttaaagttggGAAACTGTACtgctaatatgaatgaatttagttacaacagcaccacctgctggacagtttctgaccagtctgaccaccaagtagtcaaggaagttgtcaggagaaagaaagaggctgctctgatgatcTTCTgcataggaaagatttgagaaaggtttctaattttttttactaagcagaagaacatcagagcagcatatttttttctcctgacaacttccttgactacttggtggtcagactggtgggaaactgaccagcaggtggcgctgttgcaaCAAAATTCATTCGTATTAAttgtacatgtatcccttaatatcttggaattaccaaaaaataaataatgaatgtacattgcaaaagtgcttagaatagccccctcatcaattttacattcatttatttcaaagttttacttatcctttaatgcttCAAATCTGTCTGCCAGACTAGCCAGTATCCTAGTAAAGGTGCTGAGATGTGAGAGTTCAGGCGATTTAATGATTATATTCTATAGAGGCAATTATGCCTGCACCTGTCTTCTATGCTCTACGATTGGTTGGACAGAGTCAGGGTTGGTTTTGCTCTTGAGTGCAAGCACAAACGCTGTCCTAACTAAACCCAACCTCTAGAGACCAGGAATCATTGTACAATACTTTCTCCCTGTAACAAGCAGTGTGCAATAGAAATCCCAGAGGAACACAGAGAAGGCAGACTGCAAGTAGaggagatataaatatatatttaactaagTGCAGCATTGCTATTAAACATGTTATGCCTTAGGGATCTttgtttataaattatatttccccatttattttaatatttcatcactgtattttatgtatttatttataatcatAAATAATATGTAGCTAATAGATAAATGTaaagaataaggggcagatttattaagggtcgaagtgaaaatgcagattcaaattcgaatttgaaaactctcaaattcgaattatcAATAACACAAACTTGATTagagttttaatttaaatttacatttatcatactctggcactttaagaactcaaattcgtctatttgccacctaaaatctgccgaattactgtataagtcaatgggaaaggcctatgaatcaatttggtgatgttttatagccttcctgacattcaatttctTATTCGGAtaagaaaactcgaatcaagatttttttagtttttataattcaaatcaaattcaatcggGTGGTTTAAATTTGTTCGAGTTtaacaaattcaattttattaatacatttcgactagtcaaatttcgaattcatgggcgTTTagaggagtttaaaaaaaactcacagggattcaaaattcaacccttgataaatgtgcctctaactaTATGTTTTAAACgatcataaaatatataaaaaataacaccCTGGCTTGCACTTGCTGGGTCCTAAAGCTGGCTCTCCATCTGTTTTGCAGAACGTGCCAACGATAGGTCTGACGGCGGTTATTCTGGCCACGCATCTCTGTGATGAAGTGAGTCTCGCTGGCTTTGGCTACGATCTGAGCCGGCCCGAAGCTTCCTTGCACTACTATGATAACCTCTGCATGAATGCCATGAATGAACAGCCTATGCACGATGTAACGAAAGAAAAGAAAGTGCTCCGGACTTTGGTGAAAGAAGGTGTCGTGAGGGATCTGAGTGGAGGGATACACTGTGATTTCTGTGACCCTCAGCCGTACACAGAGTAGGAAAGCGGCACGACTGTTTGCGTTTGGGTTGCCATAACCTGGACCAACGCTATGAGGCTCTTCCCTCTCACCAAGGTGCTTGGACTTTATCCAACATCAGTGATTTGACAGATGGAGTCAATTAGGCTGCTTCATGGCAGGGAGAGCTGAGGATTACACCACTCCATGGGAGCCACAGCGTTGAACCTGCAGGACCTACATCCCAGGCTTGGGAAGTTTTTCAAACAGATTTATATAGTGACTTCTggaaccaggggcgtaactacagaggaagcagaccctgcggctgtagggggTCCGGGTAGTATAAGGGGCCagtgaggcccaaataatgagcaatttgaacatctattggtaaaacaagtcaaactctggatatgttgggggcccttaaATTAATTAgctgcggggcccagtaacatgtagttatgccactaatTGTAACACTGGAACTGGAGTGGCAATCGTGGCTACCTTAGATTTTTTTAACATCCAATCACTGGTATGGCCTTCCACTGGAAATGCAGGAGGTGAAGCACGTTCTTCTGGCCCAACAATGCCAAGACTGGGTCAGCTGGGATGTTCCTATATCTCTATTGCTTGGGAGAGTGGGGATATGTGTTTGTGCAGCCCATTGGCTGGAGGGAGCTGAAGATTTCATTACAACAACCAATCATAAGGAAGCAGCCCTTCACACCCTCATATAAATCATGTCGTTTATCTTTTGGATTGGATTGGATCTAGAAGACTCATTCATTGAACCTGCTCTTCTTGGAGATCTCATTTGTGCACAGGGTTTTCCATTAACCTTAAACAATATTTACTTTCCATACTCCCACCTAAGGTTCCCTTTCAGTATTAAGTAATAAATATGATTGGGATTTAGAGAGCTACGAGGCACAAGAAGAGTCAGTTGTAGGTaaggtatacttcccctttaaggtcaggAAAGGGaagtctagggggcagatttactaaagggtaaagtggccgtcgctagcgtaaattcgccaggcacatcgccagttcactaacaggcgtaaaggacaattcgctagcgaaagagaaaaTCGCTAGTGTAGTTTTGCAGCTTATCGCCAGGGGAaatttcgctcaggcgaacaattGTTACtcaacaaattcactaaagtgcgaattttacagaacgttacctgtTTCGacagtttccttcgccaccttagacctggcgaactgataagatgaagccacatcctcctcaatcttatgtcagtgacatcatatcctgtatccggaaatgtcataaaagttctaaaaaacgctggcattttttcatattttaaagcgggattgccttcaaagttctattaaagatttttgtgttaacatttttttcaaccatttgaggggcatgccacattagttttagggtgggctcatgtctagggcattagaggatctcttttgtctttattttccttccttggacatgtgtaataataaggggctagtgatgggcgaatgcaTTTGCAGCGAAATACCACTAATTACCAccgcaaatacatttgcgaaactgccgtcaaaattcgccagcgtcacaAAATTTCAGCGAAGCatttcgggacaaattcacccatcactgtaaGTGGCCACttacatttgcaccaacatctctactaaagacatatatgtatatatgtatatatatatatatatatatatatatatatatatatatatatatatatatatatatatatatatatatatatatatatatatatatatatcctatatgaACCCGccgtattcaaattgacctaagcgtaatagtactaacgaagtttcgctgggcagaaatgaacgctagcgaaactttgctataAGATGCTTGCGCTGACGAATCAAAGCTAGCGAAACGTCACCAGCAttcggctacagagacgcaacttcgcattttagtgaattagcgtagtggcaaCGAATTTACGGCAGAAATTTACAacgaaaattcacccttttgtgaatttgcccctaggagtatGAGAATGAGACAATTGAGTTTATATATCATAACACGTCATTTTTAAAGCCGGTTTCCAAGAAAcattaatatgttatatatgtgatagccggatccctttaaatatattatgcTTTATTCATGTATTTGTGATATACCCCAGATTGTGCTTCATGCCcagcatttttttatattagtgGTGGTTTATGGTGCCTGTGAATTCCTCTGGCAGTCACTGAGATGATACAGagaaaatgtgaaatatataCAGCGCTGATCTCATCACCTTCACCCTGGCACTGCCCTTCGATGCCCAAGGGCATAAATTAGAAGGTGACTAAGTGACTCTGTTCTCTTTCACTCCATTGCAataaccactagtgatgggtgaataaatttggaaggcgcgaatttgtggcaccgccagtgaatacatttgcgaaactgtagAGAAAATTGGCTGGTAAAAAAGTTGGGCGCGCGTCTGAGTactcgcacgcataaaaattgttgcgcgtcaaaactATTctgacgcccaatgactttaatgcatttggaccaaatataaaaattgtcgcgggcgttgAAATTGATGctcgtccaaaaaattttgacgcccattgacttcaatgcgtttttttcgccgtttcgcaaatttcacgggaaattcacaaatttttcggcaaaccgaaacgggacaaattcacttaATCACTTATATCCAATATAACAGGCCTGACAGGTGGCAGAAGGACACAGGGTAGACGAGGGCCCTGCTTCTAGGTGGCATTTAGCAGCAAGTGCCGCACAATTGCTAATCTctataatagaaagtaatttggtATTTAGGAAAAATGTCAGCTGCAGGCTTCCGT from Xenopus laevis strain J_2021 chromosome 1S, Xenopus_laevis_v10.1, whole genome shotgun sequence harbors:
- the st3gal5.S gene encoding lactosylceramide alpha-2,3-sialyltransferase; its protein translation is MPDMGREMKRPTSKFCVRVFLRCFIVSAFLLLFLYVCKEGPDSQTCSVRIVDPEHIQRVKTFARDVLQGQCRPAFARTQMGRLFSSKYTKNLSSFTKKDKSLNESLYKYGPPFGFRHYVDQLGDLLEMMPEDGLPKDLQSKHCKRCIVIGNGGILHGLDLGQAIDQFDIVIRLNNAPVQGYVQDVGNKTTIRMTYPEGAPVSEQEYLHSCLFVTVLFKHADFRWLEAMLKNQKLSSWNRLFFWKRVTDKIPLNSSQFRILNPLIVKETAFDILEYPAPQRRWLGWDKNVPTIGLTAVILATHLCDEVSLAGFGYDLSRPEASLHYYDNLCMNAMNEQPMHDVTKEKKVLRTLVKEGVVRDLSGGIHCDFCDPQPYTE